From a region of the Veillonellales bacterium genome:
- a CDS encoding helix-turn-helix transcriptional regulator, with amino-acid sequence MQEYLYKILREEREAGGMMAETVSYTPEEVARILKITRYTVYEMIKRGDLAAYRVGRKMRIEAFDLENYIHKSKGNSPAAENQPAKSLEPYTLPRDQLILCGQDIILDILTRHLERALPAVPCLRNYIGSIDGLLALYHGTANAVTTHLWDSDTDSYNLPYVRRLLPGQHTLVINLAYRMEGFYVAKGNPKRILTWQDLISPSVRFVNREPGSGARVLLDEQLRLLGIQHAEIYGYTHEEMSHLAVASCVSRNEADVGLGIEKAALQVKKIDFIPLQRERYDLVIRKENMDTALMKNLLAILRSDSFRNEVSGIGGYDLTRTGEIIAEI; translated from the coding sequence ATGCAAGAGTATTTATATAAAATTCTCCGAGAGGAACGGGAAGCAGGCGGGATGATGGCGGAAACAGTATCCTATACACCGGAAGAAGTGGCTCGTATCCTTAAAATTACGCGGTATACCGTGTATGAAATGATTAAGCGGGGTGACCTGGCCGCCTATCGTGTTGGCCGCAAGATGCGGATCGAAGCTTTCGATTTGGAAAACTATATTCATAAATCCAAGGGTAATTCCCCGGCGGCTGAAAATCAGCCTGCCAAATCGCTTGAACCTTATACTTTACCGCGGGATCAATTGATTCTTTGCGGTCAGGACATCATTTTGGACATTCTTACCCGCCATCTGGAAAGGGCGCTGCCAGCAGTGCCCTGCTTGCGTAATTATATCGGCAGTATTGACGGATTGCTGGCGTTATATCATGGCACTGCCAATGCGGTTACCACTCATCTTTGGGACAGCGATACCGATAGCTATAACCTTCCCTACGTTCGGCGGCTGCTGCCCGGCCAGCATACGTTGGTCATCAATCTAGCGTATCGCATGGAGGGCTTTTATGTGGCAAAGGGCAATCCCAAACGGATTCTTACATGGCAAGATTTAATCTCTCCCTCGGTTCGGTTTGTAAACCGAGAGCCAGGTTCCGGTGCCCGGGTTTTGCTGGACGAGCAGCTGCGGCTGCTTGGAATACAGCACGCCGAAATTTATGGCTATACCCACGAAGAAATGAGTCATTTGGCGGTTGCCAGCTGTGTCAGTCGCAATGAGGCCGATGTAGGATTGGGAATTGAAAAAGCCGCTCTTCAGGTTAAAAAAATTGATTTTATTCCTCTGCAGCGGGAGCGATATGACCTGGTGATCCGGAAAGAAAATATGGATACTGCGCTGATGAAAAATCTTCTGGCGATTTTGCGTTCCGATTCATTCCGCAATGAAGTCTCCGGGATCGGCGGCTATGACCTGACTCGTACCGGCGAAATTATAGCCGAAATTTGA
- a CDS encoding nitrogenase component 1: protein MKEKKAACRNVNENPCNMCMPMGGILALKGIENTMVVLHGSQGCSTYMRRHISEHFNEPVDVGSSSLNEKGTIYGGEKNLKQALDNVRKVYNPGVIGILTTCLAETIGEDIGRFAEEYLQEKNGEEIFLVTAPTPGYGGTQAEGYFFTARRILTCLTKKSEKHNKINLIVSNISPADIREIKRILNLMEIKYTLFPDFSDTMDRPFQRPYRKMTPEGTKIEDIRKMSGAPATLQLGMTVEDALSPGKYLAETFGVPLYNLPLPIGLENTDRFMEVLQEVTGKGLPDSLQQERGRLLDGMIDSHKYNFLGRAVLFGEPELVYALTRTCLENGIHPVVVATGSRTAKLAELLQPYIEAAPEPVQILSGTDFAVIRKYGEAAEANVAIGDSTGRYLEEKAGIPLIRIGFPILDRMGGHRLLSVGYTGTMAFLDRVTNTLLDSKLKPYRSRMYDTFYRKAT from the coding sequence ATGAAAGAGAAGAAGGCGGCCTGCCGGAATGTGAATGAGAACCCCTGCAACATGTGTATGCCCATGGGAGGAATCCTGGCATTAAAAGGAATTGAAAATACCATGGTGGTTTTGCACGGCTCTCAGGGGTGCAGTACCTATATGCGCCGTCATATTTCCGAACATTTTAATGAACCGGTGGATGTGGGCTCTTCTTCATTAAATGAAAAAGGGACCATTTACGGCGGTGAAAAAAACTTAAAACAAGCGCTGGATAATGTACGGAAAGTTTACAATCCGGGAGTGATCGGCATTTTGACGACTTGTCTGGCCGAAACCATCGGGGAAGATATTGGCCGCTTTGCGGAAGAATATCTGCAGGAAAAAAACGGGGAAGAAATTTTCTTGGTCACGGCGCCTACTCCCGGTTACGGGGGGACTCAGGCTGAAGGCTACTTTTTTACCGCCAGGCGGATTCTGACCTGCCTGACAAAAAAAAGTGAAAAACACAATAAAATCAATTTGATTGTTTCGAATATCAGCCCGGCTGATATTCGGGAGATCAAACGGATTTTAAACCTGATGGAGATAAAATATACCTTGTTCCCCGATTTTTCCGATACCATGGACCGTCCTTTTCAGCGGCCTTATCGGAAAATGACGCCGGAAGGGACAAAAATCGAGGATATCCGGAAAATGTCGGGAGCACCGGCCACTTTGCAGCTGGGAATGACGGTGGAGGATGCTTTGTCGCCGGGTAAATATTTGGCAGAGACCTTCGGTGTTCCGCTTTACAATCTGCCGTTGCCGATTGGTTTGGAAAATACTGACCGGTTTATGGAAGTACTGCAGGAAGTCACCGGTAAGGGTTTGCCGGACAGTCTGCAGCAGGAACGGGGGCGGCTGCTGGACGGAATGATCGATTCCCATAAATATAACTTTCTGGGGAGGGCCGTCTTGTTTGGCGAACCGGAACTGGTGTATGCGTTAACCAGGACTTGTCTGGAAAATGGCATTCATCCGGTGGTGGTGGCGACAGGCAGCCGGACGGCAAAACTGGCGGAGCTGCTGCAGCCTTATATTGAGGCTGCACCGGAACCGGTACAGATTTTGTCGGGAACAGATTTTGCAGTAATCCGTAAATACGGAGAAGCGGCAGAAGCCAATGTGGCCATCGGGGACTCCACCGGGCGTTATTTGGAAGAAAAGGCCGGAATTCCTTTGATCCGTATCGGTTTTCCCATCCTTGACCGTATGGGAGGGCACCGGCTGCTGTCGGTAGGCTATACGGGGACCATGGCTTTTTTGGATCGGGTGACCAATACGCTGCTGGACAGTAAGCTGAAACCCTACCGCAGCCGGATGTACGATACTTTTTACCGGAAGGCAACGTAA
- the nifB gene encoding nitrogenase cofactor biosynthesis protein NifB: MEKTKKHPCYSFEAHQKYARMHLPVAPGCNISCNYCNRKFDCVNESRPGVTSEVLTPALAKEKFDWVKSQLDYLSVVGIAGPGDALANWEQTKRSIALIKADNPDIVFCLSTNGLMLPDYAAEIIRLGVQHVTVTMNCIDPGIGAKIYKFVRYKGHKYQGVEGAKLLLGRQLEGIVKLTSGGVLVKVNIVMVSGINDHHIPQVVKKAKELGAFMTNIMPLIPAQGSTFEHFPQTSMKDIEQMRRSCELDLTQMHHCKQCRADAIGLLEYDRSQEFRMSLQPSADRKVEPGAAGRRYVIAVTSQYGKLVDQHFGHAEQFAIYQGKGEDFVFLEYRRVKKYCMGMPDCDDEEVRREGTIKALKNCDAVLTMRIGLNAKKQLTDRGIDSIEYCDTVETGLIYAAQQLAQKKGEERRVRTG, from the coding sequence TTGGAAAAAACGAAAAAACATCCGTGCTACTCTTTTGAAGCTCACCAGAAATATGCGCGGATGCATTTGCCGGTTGCTCCCGGCTGTAACATTAGCTGCAATTATTGTAATCGCAAGTTTGATTGTGTCAACGAAAGCCGTCCCGGAGTAACCAGCGAAGTGCTAACTCCGGCGCTGGCAAAAGAAAAATTTGACTGGGTGAAAAGTCAGCTGGATTATCTCAGCGTGGTGGGGATTGCCGGACCGGGCGATGCCCTGGCCAACTGGGAACAGACGAAACGGTCCATTGCATTGATCAAAGCCGATAATCCGGACATCGTGTTCTGCCTGTCCACCAATGGGCTGATGCTGCCGGACTATGCGGCGGAGATCATCCGATTGGGGGTACAGCATGTAACGGTAACCATGAACTGCATTGATCCGGGAATCGGTGCCAAAATTTATAAATTTGTCCGATATAAGGGACATAAATATCAGGGTGTTGAAGGAGCAAAGCTGCTTTTAGGCAGGCAGCTGGAAGGCATCGTCAAATTAACTTCCGGCGGTGTTTTAGTCAAAGTGAATATTGTCATGGTCAGCGGCATCAATGACCATCATATTCCTCAGGTAGTGAAAAAGGCAAAAGAGTTAGGCGCTTTTATGACCAATATTATGCCGCTGATTCCAGCCCAGGGCAGTACTTTCGAACATTTTCCCCAGACCAGTATGAAAGATATTGAACAAATGCGGCGATCCTGCGAACTGGATCTGACTCAGATGCATCATTGCAAGCAGTGCCGGGCGGATGCCATTGGCCTGCTGGAATATGACCGATCCCAGGAATTCCGGATGTCCCTGCAGCCATCGGCCGACAGGAAGGTGGAACCCGGTGCTGCTGGCAGACGGTATGTGATCGCAGTGACTTCCCAATACGGCAAGCTGGTGGATCAGCATTTCGGTCATGCCGAACAGTTTGCCATTTATCAGGGTAAAGGCGAAGATTTTGTTTTTTTGGAGTACCGGAGAGTAAAAAAATACTGCATGGGGATGCCTGACTGCGATGACGAGGAAGTCCGCCGGGAAGGAACGATCAAAGCACTGAAGAATTGTGATGCCGTCCTGACCATGCGCATCGGCCTGAATGCAAAAAAACAGCTGACCGATCGGGGTATCGACAGCATTGAATATTGTGATACGGTAGAAACAGGACTCATCTATGCGGCGCAGCAATTGGCGCAGAAGAAAGGTGAAGAAAGAAGGGTAAGAACAGGATGA
- a CDS encoding TOBE domain-containing protein, whose amino-acid sequence MKISGRNKLEATVKEVVKGAVMAKVVMDFKGTELVAAITVDSVDDLNLKAGDKVTALVKATEMMVLKA is encoded by the coding sequence GTGAAAATCAGCGGCAGAAATAAGCTGGAAGCTACGGTGAAAGAAGTTGTGAAAGGCGCAGTGATGGCTAAGGTTGTTATGGATTTTAAAGGAACTGAACTGGTAGCTGCTATTACCGTGGATTCCGTTGATGATTTGAATTTGAAAGCCGGGGACAAGGTTACGGCTCTTGTAAAAGCTACGGAAATGATGGTCCTCAAGGCGTAA
- the modA gene encoding molybdate ABC transporter substrate-binding protein, whose product MKKHMVLLWISLLITAALLVTACGGNKQASPAPAPQTVELNVSAAVSLKDALAEIQTNYQKGHPNVKLVFNLGASGSLQKQIEQGAPADIFISAAPKQMNELEAKNLLNKATRRNLVENKLVVVVPPDSPLNITQYEDLANGNVQKISIGEPAVVPAGQYAQEVFQKLGIWDSLKDRLVLAKDVRTVLAYVETGNVDAGVVYKTDAVSSTKVKIAATAPEGSHQPIVYPAALLAGSKQEQAAQEFLSFLTTPESRAVFEKNGFTMSK is encoded by the coding sequence ATGAAAAAACATATGGTATTGTTGTGGATCAGCCTGCTGATAACAGCAGCCTTACTCGTCACAGCCTGCGGCGGAAACAAACAGGCATCTCCGGCTCCCGCCCCTCAGACTGTCGAACTCAACGTATCGGCTGCCGTAAGCTTAAAAGACGCGCTGGCCGAAATCCAAACCAATTATCAAAAGGGCCATCCGAATGTTAAATTGGTCTTCAATCTCGGTGCGTCGGGTTCCCTGCAAAAGCAGATCGAACAGGGAGCGCCGGCCGATATCTTCATTTCAGCCGCTCCCAAGCAGATGAATGAATTGGAGGCCAAAAATCTCCTCAATAAAGCGACCCGGAGGAATCTGGTGGAAAACAAGCTGGTAGTCGTCGTACCTCCCGACTCTCCTTTAAACATTACGCAATACGAGGATCTGGCCAACGGCAACGTGCAGAAAATCAGCATCGGCGAACCGGCCGTGGTACCGGCCGGCCAATATGCCCAGGAAGTGTTTCAGAAATTAGGCATCTGGGATAGTCTGAAGGATCGGCTTGTTTTGGCAAAAGACGTTCGTACGGTGCTGGCCTATGTGGAAACCGGCAATGTGGATGCCGGTGTTGTCTATAAAACCGATGCAGTATCCAGCACAAAAGTAAAGATTGCCGCCACTGCACCGGAAGGCTCTCATCAGCCCATCGTATATCCCGCGGCCTTGCTGGCCGGCAGCAAGCAGGAGCAGGCGGCCCAGGAGTTTCTGTCCTTCTTGACAACGCCGGAAAGCCGGGCTGTCTTTGAAAAAAACGGTTTTACTATGAGCAAATAA
- a CDS encoding ATP-binding cassette domain-containing protein: MLAIDIKKQLADFTLAIAFKIENDILVLFGPSGCGKTTTLRCIAGLAQPDAGSIVLNEKTFYSSRENVFIPPRCRKIGYVFQEFALFPHMNVEKNVYYGVKKRNIATTQLYEKIMPVLKIDHLKQRQVQQLSGGEKQRVALARALMAQPQLLLLDEPLCSLDKKTRLELQTELKQLQQAWSIPFILVTHDMEEATTLGNQILFLEKGRQLPYRTA; the protein is encoded by the coding sequence ATGCTGGCAATTGATATCAAAAAGCAACTGGCTGATTTCACGCTGGCTATTGCTTTCAAAATTGAAAATGACATCCTGGTATTATTCGGTCCCTCCGGCTGCGGCAAAACTACCACCCTGCGCTGCATTGCCGGACTGGCTCAGCCGGACGCAGGCTCTATCGTCTTAAACGAAAAGACATTTTATTCCTCCCGGGAAAATGTCTTTATTCCTCCCCGCTGCCGCAAAATCGGCTATGTTTTTCAGGAATTCGCCTTATTCCCTCATATGAACGTAGAAAAAAATGTGTATTACGGCGTAAAAAAACGTAACATCGCAACGACTCAATTGTATGAAAAAATCATGCCTGTGCTGAAAATCGATCATCTGAAACAACGGCAGGTTCAGCAGTTGTCCGGCGGTGAGAAGCAGCGGGTAGCCCTTGCCAGGGCGCTGATGGCACAGCCCCAGCTATTACTACTGGACGAACCCCTTTGTTCCCTGGATAAGAAAACCCGTCTGGAGCTCCAGACGGAGCTGAAGCAGCTGCAGCAGGCCTGGAGCATTCCCTTTATTTTGGTAACCCACGATATGGAAGAGGCAACCACCCTGGGAAACCAGATCCTGTTCCTGGAAAAAGGCCGGCAGCTCCCTTATCGAACTGCCTAA
- a CDS encoding Fe-only nitrogenase accessory AnfO family protein — MGREAAAVLDKNSETTSLQENCQLVVYQRQQGRWRESRRMECRFDKSQGLKGLRRCMTEIIGFLADCKIVAGREITGLPYYELEKAQCSIWEISGNPVDFLDYILAKEEKERQKRAEASPIKLPSPVRLGEGKYSISLKDIQESSSGVTSKQVLVPFLRQGDFSTLTVTCAHVPPWIDCELRSGRFAGDIVKLGINHYEITLHNKNSAAKTV, encoded by the coding sequence ATGGGACGGGAAGCAGCAGCCGTTCTGGATAAAAACAGCGAAACGACTTCGCTGCAGGAAAATTGCCAATTGGTGGTTTATCAGCGGCAGCAGGGACGCTGGCGGGAATCCCGCCGGATGGAGTGCCGCTTCGACAAGTCCCAGGGCCTGAAAGGACTTCGCCGCTGCATGACCGAAATCATCGGATTTCTGGCGGACTGCAAGATTGTCGCCGGTCGGGAGATTACCGGCTTACCCTATTATGAACTGGAAAAAGCCCAGTGCAGTATTTGGGAAATTTCGGGGAACCCGGTTGATTTCTTGGATTATATCTTGGCAAAAGAAGAAAAGGAGCGGCAGAAAAGGGCCGAGGCCAGCCCAATCAAACTCCCTTCGCCGGTCCGTCTAGGTGAGGGAAAATACTCCATCTCATTGAAGGATATTCAGGAAAGCAGCAGCGGTGTTACATCAAAGCAGGTATTAGTGCCGTTTTTGCGGCAAGGCGACTTTTCCACCTTAACTGTCACTTGTGCCCATGTTCCTCCCTGGATCGACTGTGAATTGAGGAGCGGTCGTTTTGCCGGAGATATTGTCAAGCTGGGGATCAACCATTATGAAATTACGCTTCACAATAAAAATAGTGCCGCAAAAACGGTCTAG
- a CDS encoding 2Fe-2S ferredoxin, which produces MNKPQHHIFVCTSSRVNGQQKGFCHSKQGVDVVTSFMEEIQERELEGEVFINNTGCFGLCDQGPIVVIYPDNVWYGHVTPDDVAEIMDEHIEGGKVVARLEI; this is translated from the coding sequence ATGAATAAACCGCAGCATCATATTTTTGTCTGTACCAGTTCACGGGTGAACGGACAACAAAAAGGCTTCTGCCATTCGAAACAGGGAGTCGACGTTGTTACGTCCTTTATGGAAGAAATCCAGGAGCGGGAACTGGAAGGAGAAGTCTTTATCAACAATACGGGCTGTTTTGGCCTTTGTGATCAGGGTCCGATTGTGGTGATTTATCCGGACAATGTCTGGTATGGTCATGTGACACCGGATGATGTGGCCGAAATTATGGATGAGCACATTGAAGGCGGCAAGGTTGTAGCCCGCCTGGAAATCTAA
- the nifE gene encoding nitrogenase iron-molybdenum cofactor biosynthesis protein NifE, with protein MGEALVVSDREEFITTKGRQKQPIKCDADSIAGCVSQRACVYCGARVVLNPITDAAHLVHGPIGCASYTWDIRGSLSSGSELYRNAFSTDLQEEDVIFGGGKKLTAAIDELVGKYQPKLIFVYSTCIVGVIGDDLNAICKAAALKHEIEVIPVQSSGFIGNKSAGYRAACDAILQLLQPTGIKKANSINYLGDYNLAGEAWIIESYLREMGIELNVVFTGDSSSEKLKTATQASLNIMQCAGSTNYLAGKMEELYHIPYIRVSFLGLQDTADSLRQIAAALGNEEAARKAEILIARESARIQPVIDKYRRKFAGKKAAVYVGGGFKAISLIKQFRELGMEVVMIGTQTGRKEEYETINSLVADGTVILDDANPAELERFMTKQGANLLVGGVKERPLAYKLGIAFIDHNHDRKHPLSGYVGAVNFAREVYSTLCSPVWNYLPDHDRGDVV; from the coding sequence ATGGGGGAGGCACTGGTTGTATCCGACAGGGAAGAGTTTATTACGACAAAAGGCAGACAAAAGCAGCCGATCAAATGCGACGCCGACAGCATCGCCGGCTGCGTCAGCCAGCGGGCCTGCGTGTATTGCGGGGCCAGGGTGGTACTGAATCCGATTACGGATGCGGCCCATTTGGTCCACGGACCGATTGGCTGCGCCAGCTATACCTGGGATATCCGGGGCAGCCTGAGCAGCGGCTCGGAGCTTTACCGCAACGCTTTCTCCACCGATTTACAAGAGGAAGACGTAATTTTTGGCGGCGGTAAAAAGCTGACGGCGGCAATTGACGAACTGGTGGGTAAGTATCAGCCGAAACTGATTTTCGTCTATTCCACCTGTATTGTCGGCGTCATCGGTGATGATTTGAACGCCATTTGTAAAGCGGCAGCCTTAAAACACGAAATCGAGGTCATTCCGGTACAGTCCAGCGGTTTCATCGGCAACAAATCCGCCGGTTACCGGGCGGCCTGCGACGCGATCTTGCAGCTGCTTCAGCCGACTGGAATCAAAAAAGCCAACAGTATTAATTATTTAGGCGATTATAATCTGGCAGGGGAAGCGTGGATCATTGAAAGCTATCTACGGGAAATGGGCATTGAACTGAATGTTGTCTTTACCGGCGACTCTTCCAGTGAAAAGCTGAAAACAGCCACCCAGGCATCGCTCAACATCATGCAGTGTGCCGGCTCGACGAATTATCTGGCCGGTAAAATGGAAGAATTGTATCACATTCCTTACATCCGCGTTTCCTTTTTGGGACTTCAGGATACGGCGGATTCCCTGCGGCAGATTGCCGCAGCCCTTGGCAACGAGGAAGCCGCCCGCAAGGCGGAGATTCTTATCGCCAGAGAAAGCGCCCGGATTCAACCGGTCATTGACAAATACCGGCGGAAGTTCGCCGGGAAGAAAGCGGCTGTCTATGTGGGCGGCGGATTTAAAGCCATATCGTTGATTAAACAGTTCCGCGAGCTGGGAATGGAAGTCGTCATGATCGGCACGCAGACCGGACGGAAGGAAGAATATGAGACCATCAACAGTCTGGTCGCCGACGGCACGGTCATCTTGGATGACGCCAACCCGGCGGAACTGGAACGGTTTATGACGAAGCAGGGGGCCAATCTGCTGGTAGGCGGAGTCAAAGAACGGCCGCTGGCTTACAAGCTGGGAATTGCCTTTATTGATCACAATCACGACCGCAAGCATCCATTAAGCGGTTACGTGGGAGCCGTTAATTTTGCCAGGGAAGTTTATTCCACGTTATGCTCGCCGGTATGGAATTACCTGCCGGATCATGACAGGGGGGATGTTGTATGA
- the modB gene encoding molybdate ABC transporter permease subunit, giving the protein MIEWQPIFLSLKVAGVSLIFVFLFGVSFAHLLHNRSFPGKTALEAFFTLPLVLPPVVTGFLLLVLIGKNGPVGQLLRTTLDVQLVFTPYAAVLAAAVVAFPLMYQNAKAAFQNVDATLEDAARTLGSSEWRVFLTVTLPLSRSGLMSGVVLSYARALGEFGATMMVAGNIPGKTQTIPLAIYFASEANDLTAAGIYVLIISVLTFILLFLVNSWNNRKNS; this is encoded by the coding sequence ATGATCGAATGGCAGCCAATTTTTCTTTCATTAAAAGTAGCAGGCGTCTCGCTGATCTTCGTCTTTCTGTTTGGCGTGTCTTTTGCTCATCTGCTGCATAACCGGAGCTTTCCCGGAAAAACGGCTCTGGAAGCGTTTTTTACCCTGCCGCTGGTACTGCCGCCGGTAGTTACCGGGTTTCTTCTGTTAGTGCTCATCGGTAAGAACGGTCCGGTAGGACAGCTGCTGCGAACAACATTAGACGTTCAACTGGTATTTACGCCTTACGCCGCTGTTCTGGCCGCCGCTGTCGTGGCCTTCCCGCTGATGTATCAAAATGCAAAAGCAGCCTTCCAAAACGTAGACGCCACCTTGGAAGATGCAGCCCGGACACTGGGCTCCAGTGAATGGCGGGTATTTCTGACGGTTACTCTGCCGTTATCCCGCTCCGGTCTGATGTCAGGGGTTGTATTATCTTATGCCCGGGCCCTGGGAGAATTCGGCGCCACCATGATGGTCGCCGGCAACATACCCGGGAAAACCCAAACCATTCCTCTGGCTATTTATTTCGCCTCGGAAGCCAATGACCTGACTGCTGCCGGGATTTATGTTCTGATTATCAGTGTGCTGACATTTATTCTGCTTTTCTTGGTAAATTCCTGGAACAACAGAAAAAACAGCTGA